The window AGCAGCTGGAAAATTAGCTGCGCAAACTCTTGATTATATTACAGATTATGTAAAACCTGGAGTGACCACAAATTATCTTGACAATTTATGCCATGAATTTATCACTTCGAATGGCGGCATACCAGCACCTCTTAACTACAAAGGCTTTCCTAAATCAATATGCACTTCAGTAAATCACGTAGTGTGCCACGGCATACCTTCGGATAAAAAATTGAAAATAGGTGATATACTTAATATCGATGTAACAGTAATATTAGACGACTGGCATGGAGATACCAGCAGAATGTTTTATGTCGGGGAGGTAGCTATTAAACCAAAAAGACTTATTCAAATTACTTACGAAGCTATGATGATTGGTATAGAAATGATAAAACCGGGAGTAAAACTTGGAGATATCGGTCATGCCATTCAAAAACATGTTGAAAAACATAATTATTCAGTAGTAAGGGATTATACTGGCCACGGTATTGGTAAGATATTTCACGATGAACCAACAGTCCTTCATTACGGCAAACCTGATACAGGACTTACGTTGAAAGAAGGGATGTTTTTTACTGTTGAACCTATGGTAAATGCTGGCAGCTATGAAACTATTTTAAGCAAAATAGATGGCTGGACCGTAACTACACGGGATAAATCTTTATCTGCACAATTTGAGCATACCGTTGGAGTAACTGATAGCGGAGTGGAAATTTTCACACTTTCAGAGAAAAATTTACTATACCCCCCATATGCAAACACCAAATGAGAATTTGCCGCATTATGTTGGGCATAGGAAGCGTCAGAAGGATAAGTTTCTTAAAAATCCTCCGAATAGCTTTAGCGATTATGAACTGATCGAGTTAATGCTTTTTCAATCAATTCCTAGAAAAGATGTAAAGCCCCTGGCGAAAGAGCTATTAAATAAATTTGGTAATTTAAATAATTTAATTAACACAAGCAGACAAAAACTATCTGAAGTTAAAGGGGTAAACCAAAACTTTTTCATAAGCCTACAGATAATTAAAGAACTAATGAATAGAGTTCTTATAAACCAAGTTATGAATCGGAATATTATTGGCTCATGGGGTGCTTTACTTGAATATTTAAAATTTAATATGGGTAACTTACAGATCGAACAATTCCGTATTTTATTCCTAAATAAGAAAAATAGCTTGATAGCTGATGAAATAATGGCAACCGGTACTATTGATCAAACACCTGTTTACCCAAGAGAAATAATAAAAAGAATTTTGGTTCACAAGGCCGGAGCAATTATTCTGGTTCATAATCATCCAAGCGGCAGCGCAAAACCTTCTACCTCAGATATTGAATTGACAGTACAAATAGTTAATGCTTGTAAGACCGTAAATGTAAGTGTACATGATCATGTAATTATCGGCAGGGGTGAGTATTACAGTTTCAAAACAAATATGTTATTATGAATTACCTCTTTTGGCTTCCAATACTTATTTTATCATCCTTTTTATCATCAATAATTCTGGTAAAATGTTTGATAGCCATTATGTCCAAATTTAATATTGTTGATAAACCAAGCGATAGAAGGGTTCATTCCAAGACTACTCCAAGAGGAGGTGGGCTAGCATTAGTAATAATATTTTGTTTATTATTACCGACGTTTGAATATGTTTGTTTAGGAGAATTATATAATTCTGGCAAGATTATCTTAATATTTGCTCCGATTGCCCTGATTTCATTCTTAGATGATATAGTGGAAGTACCGGTATTATTCCGATTATTGATCCATACAATATGTTCTGTTTTAGCCGTTATGTGGCTTATTCACCCACATAAAATATTACACAGTGAGTTATCACTGCATGTAGATTTGATCATCGGATCTTTTGCGTTGTTAACTTTTCTCAATGTCTATAATTTCCTTGATGGAATTGATGGAATAACAGTTTCCGAGTCTATCCATCTTTCTCTAGTAATACTAATTCTTTGCTTTATCAAATATGACATTATTCCAAACGTATGGACAATTATTACTGTAGCTTCTATAATTCTCGGGTGGTCATGCGGTTTTATTTTATTTAACTGGCAACCGGCCAGTATTTTTATTGGCGATGTAGGAAGCATCAGTCTTGGTTTTATACTCGGTATTTGTTTATTAACTGTTGCTTCTGGGAGCGACAGGCTATTTGCTGCTTGCGTTATATCATCTTTGTATTATATCGCCGATGGGGGGTTAACCTTATTAATTAGATTAGTAAAAAGAGAAAAAATCTGGCAACCACACTTACAGCACTTTTTCCAAAAAGCTGTAAAAAAAGGTCTCAGCCATAAAGTAGTTGTCCTAAGAATAATAAAATGTAATTTTATTCTTATGCTACTTTCAATAGGATCCTTATTTTATCCTGTTATTTGCATTATCCTCGGTATATTAACCGTAGGGGTTACTCTAATTAGGTCCGTATAATATGAAACCCATAATTGAGAATGTTAATAAAATTATTTATAAAATTTACAAAAACAAAAACCCAGTACTAGCTGAGATAATTATTAATTGGCAAAAAATAGTTGGAGCAAAATATAGTCACAATACCTTACCACTAAAGATTAGCACTACAAAAGACAAAAAACAGAAAATTAATATCTTAATGGTAGAAGTTAATAATGCTGCTACCTCAGTAGAAATAGCTTTTCAACAAGAAATTATTATTGAAAGACTAGCTGTTTATATGGGGTATAAAGCAATAAACAAGATCAGAACTATTGTAAAAATATAATTACCATGATAAACGATAAAGACTTCGCAAAAGAAGTAACTAGAATAATTAACCTTATTGCAAAAACAATTGAGGATAATGATATAACAGGAAATATAGATGTTGATGTTAATGGAGATATATTGAATATTACTACGCAATCTGGTATATTTGTTCTCAATAAGCAAGCATCGGTAAAAGAAATCTGGCTTTCTTCACCGGTTAGCGGTCCTTACCACTTCTTACATGATGGTAAATCATGGAAATCCAAATCAGGAAAAGAGTTGTTTAGTGTTTTATCTAAAGATT of the Candidatus Megaera polyxenophila genome contains:
- a CDS encoding methionine aminopeptidase; this encodes MSVKIHKENDFIKMRAAGKLAAQTLDYITDYVKPGVTTNYLDNLCHEFITSNGGIPAPLNYKGFPKSICTSVNHVVCHGIPSDKKLKIGDILNIDVTVILDDWHGDTSRMFYVGEVAIKPKRLIQITYEAMMIGIEMIKPGVKLGDIGHAIQKHVEKHNYSVVRDYTGHGIGKIFHDEPTVLHYGKPDTGLTLKEGMFFTVEPMVNAGSYETILSKIDGWTVTTRDKSLSAQFEHTVGVTDSGVEIFTLSEKNLLYPPYANTK
- a CDS encoding DNA repair protein RadC; protein product: MQTPNENLPHYVGHRKRQKDKFLKNPPNSFSDYELIELMLFQSIPRKDVKPLAKELLNKFGNLNNLINTSRQKLSEVKGVNQNFFISLQIIKELMNRVLINQVMNRNIIGSWGALLEYLKFNMGNLQIEQFRILFLNKKNSLIADEIMATGTIDQTPVYPREIIKRILVHKAGAIILVHNHPSGSAKPSTSDIELTVQIVNACKTVNVSVHDHVIIGRGEYYSFKTNMLL
- a CDS encoding UDP-phosphate alpha-N-acetylglucosaminyltransferase, with the translated sequence MNYLFWLPILILSSFLSSIILVKCLIAIMSKFNIVDKPSDRRVHSKTTPRGGGLALVIIFCLLLPTFEYVCLGELYNSGKIILIFAPIALISFLDDIVEVPVLFRLLIHTICSVLAVMWLIHPHKILHSELSLHVDLIIGSFALLTFLNVYNFLDGIDGITVSESIHLSLVILILCFIKYDIIPNVWTIITVASIILGWSCGFILFNWQPASIFIGDVGSISLGFILGICLLTVASGSDRLFAACVISSLYYIADGGLTLLIRLVKREKIWQPHLQHFFQKAVKKGLSHKVVVLRIIKCNFILMLLSIGSLFYPVICIILGILTVGVTLIRSV
- the cyaY gene encoding frataxin: MINDKDFAKEVTRIINLIAKTIEDNDITGNIDVDVNGDILNITTQSGIFVLNKQASVKEIWLSSPVSGPYHFLHDGKSWKSKSGKELFSVLSKDLDIQIKDLL